The following are from one region of the Catenulispora sp. EB89 genome:
- a CDS encoding ABC transporter ATP-binding protein, whose protein sequence is MSESGPQASGRQALPVATYPEVRQYAGQVARARGRDLALTVGLFALAAVAGLFGPRLLGSLIDGVQHGTTAGHVDTIVGLIALFLIVQTVVTRYAKLAAGKFGEGVLAELRENFVARVLELPLSVVERAGSGDLLSRSSRDVDMLSMAARYGVPTTLVAIVTVLLTIGALALVSPWAVLPLLVIVPPIAVVFRWYLKRAPEGYLAESARYADMTDSLAETVDGARTVEALGLQRYRIGRTDEDIRRQFAAERYTLRLRCVFWPTAESCYILPVALTLLLGGLGYVHGWFTLGQVTAATLYMQQIMGPIDDMLAWADQLQVGGASLARLLGVAGVPADREASGEQPQGEDLRARDVRYSYIPGREVLHGVDLSLTAGERLAMVGPSGAGKSTLGRLLAGIHGPTAGSIAVGGVPLVELPLADLRGQVALVNQEHHVFAGTVRENVVLPRPDATDTQVRDALSAVDALTWAEALPEGLQTAIGADGHTLSPAQAQQLALARLVLADPHTLVLDEATSLIDPRAARHLERSLAAVLEGRTVIAIAHRLHTAHDADRVAVVEDGVIAELGSHEELVATGGAYADLWESWHGRGAAAAEQV, encoded by the coding sequence ATGAGCGAGTCCGGGCCTCAGGCTTCCGGTCGCCAAGCGTTGCCGGTGGCGACGTATCCCGAGGTGCGCCAGTACGCGGGGCAGGTCGCGCGCGCCCGCGGCCGCGACCTGGCGCTCACCGTCGGGCTGTTCGCGCTGGCCGCGGTGGCCGGGCTGTTCGGGCCGCGGCTGCTGGGGTCGCTGATCGACGGCGTGCAGCACGGCACGACCGCAGGGCACGTCGACACCATCGTCGGGCTGATCGCGCTGTTCCTGATCGTGCAGACCGTGGTCACCCGGTACGCGAAGCTGGCCGCCGGCAAGTTCGGCGAGGGCGTGCTCGCCGAGCTGCGCGAGAACTTCGTGGCGCGGGTGCTGGAGCTGCCGCTGTCCGTGGTGGAGCGGGCCGGCAGCGGCGACCTGCTCTCGCGTTCGTCGCGGGACGTGGACATGCTGAGCATGGCCGCGCGGTACGGCGTGCCGACCACGCTGGTCGCGATCGTCACGGTCCTGCTCACCATCGGGGCGCTGGCGCTGGTCAGCCCCTGGGCGGTGCTGCCGCTGCTGGTGATCGTGCCGCCGATCGCGGTGGTGTTCCGCTGGTACCTGAAGCGCGCGCCGGAGGGCTACCTCGCCGAGAGCGCGCGCTACGCGGACATGACCGACAGCCTGGCCGAGACCGTGGACGGCGCGCGCACCGTCGAGGCGCTGGGCTTGCAGCGCTATCGCATCGGCCGCACCGACGAGGACATCCGGCGGCAGTTCGCCGCCGAGCGCTACACGCTGCGGCTGCGGTGCGTGTTCTGGCCGACGGCAGAGTCCTGCTACATCCTGCCGGTGGCGCTGACGCTGCTGCTCGGCGGGCTGGGGTACGTGCACGGCTGGTTCACCCTCGGCCAGGTCACGGCGGCGACGCTGTACATGCAGCAGATCATGGGCCCGATCGACGACATGCTGGCCTGGGCCGACCAGCTCCAGGTCGGCGGCGCGTCGCTGGCGCGCCTGCTCGGCGTGGCCGGCGTCCCGGCCGACCGCGAGGCCTCCGGCGAGCAGCCGCAGGGCGAGGACCTGCGCGCTCGCGACGTGCGCTACTCCTACATCCCGGGCCGCGAAGTCCTCCACGGCGTCGACCTGTCCCTGACCGCCGGCGAACGCCTGGCGATGGTCGGCCCCTCCGGCGCGGGCAAGTCCACCCTCGGCCGCCTCCTGGCCGGCATCCACGGCCCCACCGCGGGCTCCATCGCGGTCGGCGGCGTCCCCCTGGTCGAACTCCCCCTGGCCGACCTCCGAGGCCAAGTGGCGCTGGTGAACCAGGAACACCACGTCTTCGCCGGCACCGTCCGAGAGAACGTGGTCCTCCCACGCCCGGACGCCACCGACACCCAGGTCCGCGACGCCCTCTCCGCAGTCGACGCCCTGACCTGGGCCGAAGCGCTCCCCGAGGGCCTGCAGACAGCGATCGGCGCCGACGGCCACACCCTCTCCCCGGCCCAGGCCCAGCAACTGGCACTCGCCCGCCTGGTCCTGGCCGACCCGCACACCCTGGTCCTCGACGAAGCAACCTCCCTGATTGACCCCCGCGCCGCCCGCCACCTGGAGCGCTCACTGGCGGCGGTGCTGGAAGGCCGCACGGTCATCGCGATCGCGCACCGCCTGCACACCGCGCACGACGCGGACCGCGTGGCGGTGGTGGAGGACGGCGTGATCGCCGAGCTCGGGAGCCATGAGGAGCTGGTCGCGACCGGCGGGGCGTATGCAGACCTGTGGGAGTCGTGGCATGGGCGCGGGGCTGCGGCTGCGGAGCAGGTGTAG
- a CDS encoding DUF4037 domain-containing protein, whose product MTDPDFVPGLELSRRFYLEAVLPILDKELPGLPHATARLGSGSEVLGFDTARSTDHDWGPQVQLFLAPDDVARHRERLLSVFAYQLPETFLGYPAQVTVAGVDDWLTGCLGYTPSRGVTTADWLATPTQRLLEATSGAVFHDGLGQLTADRARLAWYPRDVWLYVLACQWKRISQEEAFVGRCGEVGDELGSAVVCARLVRDLMRLVLLMERRYPPYSKWLGSAFARTEAGPDLVPLMTAALAATGWKARERELGRVYTRVAEQHNGLGLTEPLDTSTRLYFDRPFQVIGAERFTGALLERIEDAEIRALSQAGAIDQFADNTDFLGRAEFTRRAIGL is encoded by the coding sequence ATGACCGACCCGGATTTCGTGCCCGGCCTGGAACTGTCGCGGCGTTTCTACCTCGAAGCCGTGCTGCCGATCCTGGACAAGGAGCTGCCGGGGTTGCCGCACGCCACAGCCCGGCTCGGCAGCGGCTCGGAGGTGCTCGGGTTCGATACCGCGCGTTCGACGGACCATGACTGGGGTCCGCAGGTGCAGCTGTTCCTGGCGCCCGACGATGTGGCGCGGCATCGGGAGCGGCTTTTGTCAGTGTTCGCATATCAGCTCCCGGAGACGTTCCTTGGGTACCCGGCTCAGGTCACCGTCGCAGGGGTCGACGACTGGCTGACCGGATGCCTGGGATACACGCCGTCGCGGGGCGTGACGACCGCCGACTGGCTCGCGACGCCGACGCAGCGCCTGCTGGAGGCGACGTCGGGCGCGGTGTTCCACGACGGTCTCGGGCAGCTCACGGCCGATCGCGCGCGGCTGGCGTGGTACCCGCGCGACGTGTGGCTGTACGTGCTGGCGTGCCAGTGGAAGCGCATCTCGCAGGAGGAGGCCTTCGTCGGCCGCTGCGGCGAGGTCGGCGACGAGCTCGGCTCGGCGGTGGTGTGCGCGCGGCTTGTTCGAGACCTGATGCGGCTGGTGCTGCTGATGGAGCGGCGGTATCCGCCGTACAGCAAGTGGCTCGGGTCGGCATTCGCGCGGACGGAGGCGGGGCCGGACCTCGTGCCGCTGATGACCGCCGCACTCGCCGCGACGGGCTGGAAGGCGCGAGAGCGGGAGCTCGGGCGGGTCTACACGCGCGTGGCCGAGCAGCACAACGGGCTCGGGCTCACCGAACCGCTCGACACGAGCACGCGGCTGTACTTCGACCGGCCGTTCCAGGTCATCGGCGCCGAGCGCTTCACCGGCGCCCTGCTGGAGCGTATCGAGGACGCGGAGATCCGGGCGCTTTCGCAGGCCGGCGCGATCGATCAGTTCGCTGACAACACCGACTTCCTGGGGCGGGCTGAGTTCACGCGCAGGGCGATCGGCCTCTGA